In [Phormidium] sp. ETS-05, the genomic window GGCTATTCCAAAATCGAATTTGTCGAGCAAACCTACAACGCTCCACCCATTACTGTCGGCGAGTTGCGGCAAAAATACCTCACCCCCAACCCCAGCAAAAACCTCGGCGACACCCTCCAAGTCCTCATGGGAAAAGCCGAACATACCCCATTATATTACCTCCTCGCCCGATTTTGGGCGCAATTAGTAGGCAGTTCCCCCGCAGAAATGCGGCTGCTTCCCGCCTTAATTAGTCTGTGGGCATTCCCCGCCATCTATTGGCTCTGTTTAGAACTATTTGGCTCACCATTAATTGCTGGGATAGCAATAGCCCTCATCGCCGTATCCCCCCTACATATCCTCTACGCCCAAGAAGCCAGACAATACAGCCTCTGGATAGTCACAATTTTAGTTTCCACTGCCCAGCTTCTGCGTGCCTTGCGGGTGCAAAATCAAGCCAATTGGATAATTTACGCTTTCACGGTTATCGTGGGACTTTATGCCCATTTATTTTACCTATTTATTGCCCTATCCCACGGTATATATGTGTTAATTTTAACCCGGTTACGGGCAACCAATCAATTAGGTAATTACCTCGTAGCATCCACCGCCGCCCTAGGGGCATTTACCCCCTGGTTACTGGCATTATTCAATTATGCTAACACCTCTCCCTACTGGCAAAGCATCAATAAAGCATTGGGGCGAGAAATCACTTTAGATGATTTGTTATGCAAGTGGTTTCGCAACGTCAATCGCATATTTCACGAGGCCGATTTAGGTTTAGCTAATCTCATTTTATTTTTGTTTGCTGCTGGGGCTATCTATTTTGTCTGTCGTCACGCATCGCCAAAGATTTGGTGGTTAATTTTAACTTTGTTTGGCGTCACGGCTCTAGTCCTAGTATTGCCAGATTTGATTATCGGAGGACAGCGATCTGTGCGCACGCGGTATTTGATACCCTGTGCTTTGAGCATCCAGCTAGCTGTTGCTTATTCACTCGCGATTCAGCTTACCATATCTGTGCGCATTTGGCAACAAAGAATCTGGCGATTTGTCCTCACCGTGTTAATTCTGGGTGGGGTGGTTTCTGGGGCAATTACTTCCCAAGCCGTATCAACTTGGAGTAAGGATATGAATACCACGAAGTATTATCCCCGAATTGCCCAGGCAATTAATGCGGCGGGGGCACCTTTTGTGATCACTGATGGCGAGGAAACTAATATTTTATCTCTCACTTATCTGCTCAAACCAGATGTGAAAATTCAATTTTTGAAGTTGCCCCATTCCCTCCCGCTTCTTGATGTGCGGGCAAAGGATATATTTTTGTTGGATGCTTCCGAGGAGTTGCGGACTCAATTGCAACAGGAGCAGCCTATCACTTTAGAGGCAGTTGTAGATAAGAGAAAGGCGAATTTGTGGCGTGTAAAAGGTTCTTAATCTAATTTAATGGTGGGCAATGCCCACCTTACAGCTCTTCTCTCCCTAAAATCTTTTAGCGATACATTCAGCTTGGAGAATGGTAAACCGACTTGTTTGCAAAACCGTACAATATGGAGCAGCGGCGGCTAAAGCGGGGGTAATACCTTGATTCAGGTTGGCTATGGCTTCGTTGGCAATATCGTCATATTGCATTATCCATCGATCGCGCTGCAAATAACCCCCCTCAAATGCTCCCGCCTCCACTAGCCAAAAGTCTATCCCATGCTGTTCAATAAAACTGCGCAACTTCGCCCCATCTGGGGTGTAATGTGCCGCCAATAACTCCTGGGTGCGTTGGCGCATTTGGCGGTAATATCCCTGATGATAAGGCACCGGATAACCTTCGCTCCCCACAAAGAGCGATCGCTCGCTAAACACCGGGATATTATTCATCTCCATCGCCACCGAAGCAATCACAATATCCTTCGGTTGCGCCGCGAAAAACTCATACACCTCCGGCGCCCCCCCCACAATATAATCCGTCCGGGGAAACCTCGGCAACCAAGTCGGCTCCAACATCACCCCCACCAACAAAAACATCCCCAAACCAACCCCCAAAACCCGCTGCCATTGCGGCAAAAACTCCGGCGCCACAAACCCCCGCGCTGGCTGTTCCACCTGCCCGATTTTCACCCCATTTAACCATTTTTCCGAGAAATTGCCCTGATTTTTCCCCGCCTTCTCCGCCCAGCAAAACAGCGCATCAATCACCGTAGCAAAAGCAATTCCCGCTGCCACCGCCGTCACAAACCGCATACTATGTTCCGTATAACGGCTTGGCAAATGCAAGCGGAATAAAAACCCATGAGCCACAAAAAACATCACCAAAGATGCCAGCGTCACATCCAGCAAAATTCGCCATTTTTGCAGCACCTTAAACAGAGGAAAAGCCGCCGGAAACAGCAGCGGTAGGACTAAAAAACAGCTCGCCACTGTGGGTAAAATCGTCCCAAACCGAGGCACCATCCCGCTCCGTTGCCCCGTAAACCAAAAATCCTGGGGATACTTACTGAAAAAATTAAACTCCCCCCTGGGCAAAAACTCTTGTAAATTCCTTGCTTCCGCCGCCGTAAACACGGGACCATATACGTGAGATTTTAACGCATACAATAACATCACCAAAAAAGCCGCCGTCAAACAAGTAACTATAAACCGCAGTTCTGGCGCTGCTACAGATAATTGCAGCCGCCAACCC contains:
- a CDS encoding glycosyltransferase family 39 protein; the encoded protein is MTIRARFWQNWHQWNWWRLLLIIVLALGICFRLVNLDRKVYWEDEAATSLRISGYSKIEFVEQTYNAPPITVGELRQKYLTPNPSKNLGDTLQVLMGKAEHTPLYYLLARFWAQLVGSSPAEMRLLPALISLWAFPAIYWLCLELFGSPLIAGIAIALIAVSPLHILYAQEARQYSLWIVTILVSTAQLLRALRVQNQANWIIYAFTVIVGLYAHLFYLFIALSHGIYVLILTRLRATNQLGNYLVASTAALGAFTPWLLALFNYANTSPYWQSINKALGREITLDDLLCKWFRNVNRIFHEADLGLANLILFLFAAGAIYFVCRHASPKIWWLILTLFGVTALVLVLPDLIIGGQRSVRTRYLIPCALSIQLAVAYSLAIQLTISVRIWQQRIWRFVLTVLILGGVVSGAITSQAVSTWSKDMNTTKYYPRIAQAINAAGAPFVITDGEETNILSLTYLLKPDVKIQFLKLPHSLPLLDVRAKDIFLLDASEELRTQLQQEQPITLEAVVDKRKANLWRVKGS